From Daphnia pulicaria isolate SC F1-1A chromosome 4, SC_F0-13Bv2, whole genome shotgun sequence, one genomic window encodes:
- the LOC124337909 gene encoding D-aspartate oxidase-like produces the protein MVVKVAVIGAGVTGLSVATVLKEKFPNLPITLFADKFSPGTTSDGAAGLWMPFLLGDTPEKDVYVYSKDTWIFLKKLWDSPVGGKLGVSLVPCLQTSDTVNPVPMYSDFVYGFQVLTKEQLALYNKPEWRQGYRFVTFICEGSKLMPHLLEEFRSKNGIVIVKRLESLEEIASDFDVIINCSGIGAKELVNDISVHPIRGHIFRVKAPWQKSILIDDSDKGNYIIPNQDSVVLGGTHDKDQWDIVPRKEDAKFILDGCTSLFPSLEKAEILYEWVGLRPGRNQLRVELEKKTINGKPLTVIHNYGHGGSGLTTFYGCALKVANLLQGTLTSENYLASKL, from the exons ATGGTTGTGAAAGTAGCAGTGATTGGAGCAGGTGTGACTGGCCTGAGTGTTGCAACAGTACTTAAAGAGAAATTCCCCAATTTACCTATTACCCTTTTTGCTGACAAATTTAGCCCTGGAACAACAAGTGATGGGGCAG CTGGACTTTGGATGCCTTTCTTGTTGGGAGACACTCCTGAAAAAGATGTTTA TGTTTATTCCAAGGATAcatggatttttttaaagaaactaTGGGACTCTCCTGTAGGAGGAAAACTTGGAGTCTCTCTTGTGCCATGTTTGCAGACTTCTGACACGGTAAATCCCGTGCCCATGTATAGCGATTTCGTCTATGGATTTCAAGTTCTTACAAAAGAACAATTGGCATTGTACAATAAGCCTGAATGGAG GCAAGGCTACCGTTTTGTCACCTTTATTTGTGAAGGGTCTAAATTAATGCCCCACCTGCTGGAAGAATTTCGCTCAAAAAATGGCATCGTCATAGTCAAACGACTTGAAAGTCTCGAAGAAATTGCTTCCGATTTTGATGTCATCATCAACTGCTCCGGAATAGGAGCCAAAGAATTGGTCAACGACATATCAGTCCACCCAATCCGGGGACATATCTTTCGC GTGAAAGCTCCATGGCAAAAGTCAATATTAATCGATGACAGCGACAAAGGAAACTACATTATCCCAAA TCAGGACAGCGTTGTTCTGGGCGGAACGCACGACAAAGATCAGTGGGACATTGTtccaagaaaagaagatgcCAAATTCATCCTGGATGGTTGTACTTCCTTGTTTCCGTCTCTAGAG AAAgcggaaattttatatgagtGGGTGGGATTGCGACCAGGTCGCAATCAACTACGCGTTGAActcgaaaagaaaacaatcaacGGCAAACCTCTGACT GTCATACACAATTACGGGCACGGAGGCTCGGGTCTGACCACGTTTTACGGATGCGCCTTGAAGGTGGCTAATCTGCTTCAAGGGACCTTAACTTCAGAAAATTATTTGGCCTCGAAGTTGTGA
- the LOC124337888 gene encoding importin subunit beta-1-like has protein sequence MVPEPNIQLIQILEKTVSSEKNELEAAQNYLEQAARGNLVEFIRALSDILAHGANSPVARMAAGLQLKNCLTSKDTDVKLEYQQRWLSFPHDLRTYVKKNILAALGTETIRPSSAAQCVAYMAVAELPVSQWPELISVLVANVTAANSTEMVREATLETIGYICQDIDAEVLATQSNEILTAIVHGMKREEPSNHVRLAATTALLNSLEFTKANFDKESERHFIMQVVCEATQSPDTKVRVAALQCLVKIMSLYYQYMEHYMGPALFAITLEAMRSEIDEIALQGIEFWSNVCDEEVDLAIEASEAAEMGRPPEHTSKFYAKGALQYLVPVLMQTLTKQEEYDDEDDWNPCKAAGVCLMLLANCCEDVIVPHVLPFVKENIENPDWRFRDAAVMAFGSILEGPDAVQLKPIVEQAMPFLFKLMHDTSVNVRDTAAWTIGRVCEIIPDAAVAPPNLQPLLQALVTGLTAEPRVASNVCWAFSSLAEAAYETASQATDGNEPDSYCLSEYFEPIVQKLLETTDRPDAAQANLRAAAYEALMEMVKNSPKDCYITVQKTTMVILERLQQVLNMESHVSSHSDRVQYNDLQSLLCATLQSVLRKVTPEDAPKISDPIMAALLQMFNSSAGPNRAGGVQEDALMAVATLTEVLGEGFIKYMEAFRPYLIMGLRNHAETTICQASVGLVGDICRALGAKILPFCDSIMSLLLETLGNNEVDRKVKPQILAVFGDMALAIGPEFKKYLELVIGMLHQASQAQVNRNDFDIMDYLNELRECCLEAYTGIVQGLKGEDKETIGNDVQLILPHVPHMINFITTIARDREKSDGTISAAAGLIGDLCSAFGHQLLPFVDTEPITDMLTIGRRSKTGKTKTLSNWATKEIRRLKATVTSS, from the exons atggTGCCCGAACCAAATATTCaactaattcaaattttggagAAAACTGTATCGTCAG AGAAGAATGAATTGGAAGCAGCCCAAAATTATCTTGAACAGGCAGCAAGGGGCAATCTG GTTGAGTTCATCAGAGCCTTGTCTGACATTCTTGCCCATGGAGCAAATAGCCCTGTTGCCCGCATGGCAGCTGGTCTGCAGTTGAAAAATTGCTTGACTTCAAAAGATACCGATGTCAAGCTGGAATACCAGCAGAGATGGTTGTCATTCCCACACGATCTAAGGACCTATgtaaaaaagaacattttagCTGCTTTGGGTACAGAGACCATCCGCCCTAGCTCTGCTGCTCAATGTGTTGCGTACATGGCAGTTGCTGAACTACCAGTCAGTCAGTGGCCAGAATTGATATCTGTACTTGTTGCCAATGTCACTGCAGCTAACAGCACAGAAATGGTTCGGGAAGCCACTCTGGAAACGATTGGATATATTTGCCAGGATATT GATGCTGAAGTACTAGCTACTCAGTCGAACGAGATTCTCACTGCTATCGTACATGGCATGAAACGTGAGGAACCAAGCAATCACGTCAGATTGGCTGCCACAACTGCGCTATTGAATTCATTGGAGTTCACTAAAGCTAACTTCGACAAAGAA AGTGAACGGCACTTCATCATGCAAGTTGTGTGTGAAGCAACGCAATCTCCCGACACAAAAGTACGGGTTGCAGCACTTCAATGTCTGGTCAAAATTATGTCCCTATATTACCAATACATGGAGCACTACATGGGGCCAGCACTTTTTGCG ATTACACTGGAAGCGATGAGGTCGGAGATTGATGAAATCGCACTGCAAGGTATTGAGTTCTGGTCGAACGTTTGTGACGAAGAGGTGGATTTGGCTATCGAGGCCAGCGAAGCTGCTGAAATGGGCCGTCCGCCTGAACATACGTCTAAATTCTACGCAAAGGGAGCTCTTCAATATCTAGTTCCTGTGTTGATGCAAACGTTGACTAAGCAAGAAGAGTATGATGATGAAGACGATTGGAATCCCTGTAAGGCTGCCGGTGTGTGTCTCATGTTGTTAGCCAACTGCTGTGAAGATGTCATCGTTCCTCACGTCCTTCCTTTCGTCAAGGAGAACATTGAG AATCCAGACTGGCGTTTCCGTGACGCCGCCGTAATGGCTTTTGGTTCTATCCTTGAAGGACCTGATGCTGTTCAGTTAAAACCTATTGTTGAACAAGCTATGCctttccttttcaaattgatgcaTGATACAAGCGTTAATGTACGTGACACTGCAGCCTGGACGATTGGACGAGTTTGTGAAATCATCCCCGATGCAGCTGTGGCTCCCCCCAATCTTCAGCCACTGCTTCAGGCTCTCGTTACTGGACTTACTGCTGAGCCTCGTGTCGCTTCTAATGTTTGCTGGGCTTTCTCGAGCCTGGCTGAAGCTGCCTACGAAACTGCTTCACAG GCTACCGATGGAAATGAACCAGATTCGTACTGCCTGTCTGAATATTTTGAGCCCATCGTTCAAAAGCTATTGGAAACGACTGATCGGCCTGATGCTGCCCAAGCTAACCTCCGTGCTGCTGCCTATGAAGCTTTGATGGAAATGGTCAAGAACTCGCCCAAAGATTGCTATATTACTGTACAGAAGACCACAATGGTCATCTTGGAGAGATTGCAACAG GTTCTTAACATGGAATCCCACGTGTCGTCGCATTCGGATAGAGTCCAATACAACGATCTTCAGTCGCTGCTCTGCGCCACATTACAGAGCGTGCTTCGTAAAGTCACCCCAGAAGATGCTCCCAAGATCTCTGACCCGATCATGGCGGCCTTGCTGCAGATGTTCAATTCGAGCGCTGGACCAAATCGTGCTGGTGGTGTTCAGGAAGATGCGTTGATGGCAGTGGCAACATTGACGGAAGTCCTTGGCGAAGGATTCATCAAGTACATGGAAGCCTTCCGTCCCTACCTTATCATGGGATTGAGAAACCACGCCGAGACTACCATCTGCCAGGCGTCCGTCGGACTGGTTGGCGACATTTGCCGAGCTCTAGGCGCCAAGATCTTGCCTTTTTGTGATTCAATCATGTCGCTTCTATTGGAGACCCTTGGCAACAACGAAGTTGATAGAAAAGTCAAACCCCAGATTTTGGCTGTATTCGGAGATATGGCTTTGGCAATCGGCCCAGAATTCAAGAAGTATCTTGAATTGGTTATTGGCATGCTGCACCAAGCATCTCAAGCCCAAGTCAACCGA AATGATTTTGACATCATGGATTATTTAAATGAACTGCGCGAATGCTGCCTTGAAGCATACACTGGAATTGTTCAGGGTCTCAAAGGGGAAGACAAAGAAACTATTGGAAATGATGTCCAGCTTATACTTCCACATGTTCCCCACATGATAAACTTCATCACTACGATTGCGAGAGACCGGGAGAAATCAGATGGAACCATTTCTGCCGCCGCTGGACTTATTGG CGATCTTTGCTCTGCCTTTGGACATCAATTGCTGCCTTTCGTTGACACTGAGCCAATCACCGACATGCTGACTATTGGACGACGATCTAAAACGGGAAAGACAAAGACTCTGTCTAACTGGGCCACGAAGGAAATCCGCCGACTGAAGGCCACCGTTACTTCGAGTTG A